A window from Polyangium spumosum encodes these proteins:
- a CDS encoding STAS/SEC14 domain-containing protein, whose translation MDAGFARMGAHWAKREGSILVVRWSGDVSLDDMKALYDRIDEMGREVPGVYCLFDSAHSVSVARDARVWAVREAQGARAIRGIAVVGASFAVRVLGTMLNRATDALLRHGIPLRFFDTPEEGRDYLESERARHEAPR comes from the coding sequence ATGGATGCCGGCTTCGCGAGGATGGGGGCGCACTGGGCCAAGCGCGAGGGGTCGATCCTCGTCGTGCGCTGGAGCGGCGACGTCTCGCTCGACGACATGAAGGCGCTCTACGATCGCATCGACGAGATGGGGCGCGAGGTGCCCGGGGTCTATTGCCTCTTCGACAGCGCGCACTCCGTCTCCGTCGCCCGCGACGCGCGCGTCTGGGCCGTCCGCGAGGCCCAGGGCGCCAGGGCGATCCGCGGCATCGCCGTCGTCGGCGCCTCGTTCGCGGTGCGTGTCCTCGGCACGATGCTGAACCGCGCCACGGACGCGCTCCTGCGGCACGGCATTCCGCTTCGTTTCTTCGACACGCCAGAGGAAGGGCGCGACTACCTGGAATCCGAGCGGGCGAGGCACGAAGCCCCCCGCTGA
- a CDS encoding helix-turn-helix domain-containing protein, with protein MPRRTVPEPFALKVGTRIRELRKERGLSLGKLADACYLSKGHLSSVEHGLAAITIQTIERLAFGFGVPPLYLLTFAADDERAKTAELLRGMSNAEVRKIRRRIQEETGARVKRG; from the coding sequence ATGCCGCGACGAACCGTTCCCGAGCCGTTTGCACTCAAGGTGGGCACCCGTATCCGCGAGCTGCGCAAGGAGCGCGGATTGTCGCTCGGAAAGCTCGCCGACGCCTGTTATCTGTCGAAGGGGCACCTCTCGAGCGTCGAGCACGGGCTCGCCGCCATCACGATCCAGACGATCGAGCGCCTCGCCTTCGGCTTCGGCGTGCCCCCGCTCTACCTGCTCACGTTCGCCGCGGACGACGAGCGCGCCAAGACGGCGGAGCTGCTCCGCGGGATGTCGAACGCCGAGGTGCGCAAGATCCGCCGCCGGATCCAGGAGGAGACCGGCGCCCGCGTCAAGCGCGGGTAG
- a CDS encoding helix-turn-helix domain-containing protein, giving the protein MPRRSVPDPFAMQVGARIRELRLERNLSLAALADASGLSKGHLSSVEHGLAAITIQTIERLAIGFDLPPLYILTFAAEDERAHATELLRDLSNAEVKKIRRQLQVDLGLKKAR; this is encoded by the coding sequence ATGCCCCGACGATCCGTTCCCGATCCGTTCGCGATGCAGGTGGGCGCCCGTATCCGTGAGCTGCGCCTCGAGCGAAACCTGTCCCTCGCCGCGCTCGCCGACGCGAGCGGGCTGTCGAAAGGCCACCTCTCGAGCGTGGAGCACGGGCTCGCCGCCATCACGATCCAGACGATCGAGCGACTCGCGATCGGCTTCGATCTGCCGCCGCTCTACATCCTGACCTTCGCGGCCGAGGACGAGCGCGCCCACGCGACGGAGCTGCTCCGCGACCTCTCGAACGCCGAGGTGAAAAAGATCCGCCGGCAGCTCCAGGTGGATCTCGGCCTCAAGAAGGCGCGCTGA
- a CDS encoding MFS transporter — MPTAEAAAREKVRDRVLFVVIVTVFLDLVGFGITIPLLPFYVKPLVSEAWSGTVTGLLISSYSFAQALATPHLGRLSDRFGRRRVIVLSLFGNALSMVLFAAAVHFQVLWLLFVSRLLAGATAGNLAACQAAIADVTEKHERAAAMGRLGAGIGLGMIMGPVIGGMTEKIALWAPPIAAALMAFVDLLLAAALMPETRPVREPERAGGAAYRGPTRDEPRKEATFSEIVADKRIAAVLQMYFYTFMAMTVLNVAFPLLSHDRFGWTGVEVGYMFAIFGVSAVVIQGFLIKRLSARFSELTLIEAAGALMLAGMLCAAFSMQPWMMVLANVLIGVGVAINNPSISSLASLYAREDQRGTVLGYAQSTGSWARTVWPATWGFMYNRVGPVSPFLGAAAGAAMLLGVALLLQRQAAPASERG; from the coding sequence ATGCCCACCGCCGAAGCGGCCGCGCGCGAGAAGGTGCGCGACCGCGTCCTGTTCGTCGTCATCGTGACCGTGTTCCTCGACCTCGTCGGGTTCGGGATCACGATTCCGCTGCTCCCGTTTTACGTGAAGCCGCTGGTGTCCGAGGCCTGGTCGGGCACCGTCACGGGATTGCTCATAAGCAGTTATTCATTCGCGCAGGCGCTCGCGACGCCCCACCTCGGGCGTTTGTCCGATCGGTTCGGCCGCCGGCGGGTGATCGTGCTGAGCCTCTTCGGCAATGCCCTGAGCATGGTGCTCTTCGCGGCGGCGGTGCACTTCCAGGTGCTCTGGCTCCTCTTCGTGTCGCGGCTGCTCGCGGGGGCGACGGCGGGCAACCTCGCCGCGTGTCAGGCGGCCATCGCGGACGTGACCGAAAAACACGAGCGGGCGGCGGCCATGGGGCGGCTCGGGGCGGGGATCGGGCTCGGGATGATCATGGGCCCGGTGATCGGCGGCATGACGGAGAAGATCGCGCTCTGGGCGCCGCCGATCGCGGCGGCGTTGATGGCCTTCGTCGACCTCCTCCTCGCCGCCGCGCTCATGCCGGAGACGCGGCCCGTCCGTGAGCCCGAGCGCGCGGGGGGCGCCGCCTATCGCGGCCCCACGCGGGACGAGCCGCGAAAGGAGGCGACCTTCTCGGAGATCGTCGCCGACAAACGGATCGCGGCGGTCCTCCAGATGTATTTCTACACGTTCATGGCGATGACGGTCCTGAACGTCGCGTTCCCGCTGCTCTCGCACGATCGATTCGGATGGACGGGGGTGGAGGTCGGGTACATGTTCGCGATCTTCGGCGTGTCCGCGGTCGTGATTCAGGGTTTTCTGATCAAGCGCCTCTCGGCCCGCTTCAGCGAGCTCACGCTGATCGAGGCCGCCGGCGCGCTCATGCTCGCCGGGATGCTCTGCGCTGCGTTCTCGATGCAGCCGTGGATGATGGTCCTCGCGAACGTCCTCATCGGGGTGGGGGTGGCGATCAACAACCCCTCCATTTCGTCCCTGGCGTCGCTGTATGCGCGTGAGGATCAGCGGGGCACGGTGCTCGGTTATGCGCAATCGACCGGGAGCTGGGCGCGGACGGTGTGGCCTGCCACGTGGGGCTTCATGTACAACCGCGTGGGGCCGGTCTCCCCGTTCCTCGGCGCGGCCGCCGGGGCGGCGATGTTGCTCGGCGTCGCGCTCCTGTTGCAAAGGCAGGCGGCGCCGGCTTCGGAGCGGGGGTAG
- a CDS encoding DsbA family oxidoreductase → MNEPAESAPYIFYGDLNCPFCHAQNERLIELGAERRVEWRGVRHMPNLPVPAKNTTPEREELQREVQSVRQREPVMSISTPPARPNTERATLLIAAARRHDPARAEGLKTLLYRALWVHARDISEKDVLDELCRVAGLPELVVGEADKRTLESWQKEWEQGAFDRRIPVIVSPRGARLLGMGERGRLEVFLRAGILNADGAGHCD, encoded by the coding sequence ATGAATGAGCCAGCCGAATCCGCGCCCTACATCTTTTACGGCGACCTCAATTGCCCTTTTTGCCACGCGCAGAACGAGCGCCTGATCGAGCTCGGCGCGGAGCGCAGGGTCGAATGGCGCGGCGTCCGGCACATGCCGAACCTGCCCGTCCCCGCGAAGAACACGACCCCCGAGCGCGAGGAGCTGCAACGCGAGGTCCAATCCGTGCGGCAACGCGAGCCGGTCATGAGCATCAGCACCCCGCCGGCCCGGCCCAACACCGAGCGGGCGACGCTGCTCATCGCGGCGGCGCGCAGGCACGACCCGGCGCGCGCGGAGGGGCTGAAGACGCTCCTTTATCGCGCCCTGTGGGTGCACGCCCGTGACATCTCCGAAAAAGACGTGCTCGACGAGCTGTGCCGCGTCGCGGGTTTGCCCGAGCTCGTCGTGGGGGAGGCCGACAAACGGACCCTGGAGAGCTGGCAAAAAGAATGGGAGCAGGGGGCCTTCGACCGGCGAATCCCGGTCATCGTCTCCCCGCGCGGGGCTCGTCTGCTCGGTATGGGCGAGCGGGGCCGCCTGGAAGTGTTCTTGCGTGCTGGTATTCTGAACGCAGACGGCGCCGGACACTGCGATTGA
- a CDS encoding L,D-transpeptidase codes for MAGLACLAALGCKRPGAAGSTDGGVADDAAVTPQATQGQNSVPEPPAPPDKPLLGITAFVTTVYAEPRDTSKKLGYLRVGAKVARSEEPVGKAGCPGGWYEIHPKGFVCAGEDATTDLESPILKAAARRPDLKAALPYRYGFVRAVLPLYLRVPTAEQQFKSEFKLKEHLEWYQQNEATINKVVLGAPDIPIDERGVPIPGKRIGEMGLGKNSQELALGQLLGGETDADPIPFWLEGGKRLIPNISDFKVPEFAIFADRARRFTGLSLIGSFPTGEEGLNRRFVITTDLRLAPHTKVKPDLGSPWHGVELTDEFSLPLAFIRTQGAKTYRISKGKAIAADDVEWRSIHPLVGTMKIVEGVKYYRTKDKRWLSQLDVGLAVPPASFPDDAEKGKKWIEISITNQTFVMWEGKRPIYATLVSTGKAGLDDPKKTTATVRGMFKIRNKHITATMDSNEGSSVGGAKVSTVAASHSPAGGGKSTTPKAGGKGKGGKADPKAPKGGKPAAKSAAPKGKPAAGGDEKIPRKGDGEYGVTRRRGEGTFQLRDVPYIQYFESGYALHAAYWHDVFGTPRSHGCINLSPVDAHRVFLWTDPPVPEGWHAVNAGEDFGEGTTVIIHE; via the coding sequence ATGGCCGGCCTCGCCTGCCTCGCGGCCCTCGGCTGCAAGCGCCCCGGCGCGGCTGGCTCGACCGACGGCGGCGTCGCTGACGACGCGGCCGTCACGCCGCAGGCCACGCAAGGCCAGAACTCGGTCCCGGAGCCGCCGGCGCCCCCGGACAAGCCGCTGCTCGGCATCACCGCGTTCGTCACGACCGTCTACGCCGAGCCGCGCGACACCTCGAAGAAGCTCGGCTACCTGCGCGTCGGCGCCAAGGTCGCCCGCTCGGAGGAGCCCGTCGGCAAGGCCGGTTGTCCCGGCGGCTGGTACGAGATTCACCCGAAGGGCTTCGTGTGCGCCGGGGAAGACGCCACGACCGACCTCGAGAGCCCGATCCTGAAGGCCGCCGCGAGGCGCCCGGACCTCAAGGCGGCCCTGCCGTATCGTTATGGGTTCGTCCGGGCCGTGCTCCCGCTCTACCTCCGTGTCCCCACGGCGGAGCAGCAGTTCAAGTCCGAGTTCAAGCTCAAGGAGCACCTCGAGTGGTACCAGCAGAACGAGGCCACGATCAACAAGGTCGTCCTCGGCGCGCCGGACATCCCGATCGACGAGCGGGGCGTACCCATTCCGGGGAAACGTATCGGCGAGATGGGGCTCGGCAAGAACTCGCAGGAGCTCGCCCTCGGCCAGCTCCTCGGCGGCGAGACGGACGCGGATCCCATTCCGTTCTGGCTCGAGGGCGGCAAGCGCCTCATCCCCAACATCAGCGATTTCAAGGTCCCGGAATTCGCGATCTTCGCCGACCGGGCGCGCCGCTTCACGGGCCTCTCGCTCATCGGCTCGTTCCCCACGGGCGAGGAGGGCCTGAATCGGCGCTTCGTGATCACCACGGATCTGCGCCTCGCGCCCCACACCAAGGTCAAGCCCGACCTCGGCTCGCCCTGGCACGGGGTCGAGCTCACGGACGAGTTCTCGCTCCCGCTCGCGTTCATCCGCACGCAGGGCGCCAAGACGTACCGCATTTCCAAGGGCAAGGCCATTGCCGCGGACGACGTCGAATGGCGCAGCATCCACCCGCTCGTCGGCACGATGAAGATCGTCGAGGGCGTCAAGTATTACCGGACGAAGGACAAACGCTGGCTCAGCCAGCTCGACGTCGGCCTCGCCGTCCCGCCCGCCTCGTTCCCCGACGACGCCGAGAAGGGCAAGAAATGGATCGAGATCTCCATCACGAACCAGACCTTCGTGATGTGGGAGGGCAAGCGCCCCATTTATGCGACGCTCGTCTCCACGGGCAAGGCCGGGCTCGACGATCCGAAGAAGACCACGGCCACGGTGCGCGGCATGTTCAAGATCCGCAACAAGCACATCACGGCCACCATGGATTCCAATGAGGGATCGAGCGTCGGCGGCGCCAAGGTCTCGACCGTCGCGGCGTCGCATTCGCCCGCCGGCGGCGGCAAGTCCACGACGCCGAAGGCCGGCGGCAAAGGGAAAGGCGGCAAGGCCGATCCCAAGGCCCCGAAGGGCGGAAAACCCGCGGCGAAGTCGGCGGCCCCGAAGGGCAAGCCCGCGGCCGGGGGCGACGAGAAGATCCCGCGCAAGGGCGACGGCGAATACGGCGTCACGCGGCGCCGCGGCGAGGGTACGTTCCAGCTCCGGGACGTCCCGTACATCCAGTATTTCGAGAGCGGGTACGCATTACACGCGGCGTACTGGCACGACGTCTTCGGCACGCCGCGCAGCCACGGCTGCATCAACCTCTCCCCCGTGGACGCGCACCGCGTGTTCCTCTGGACCGACCCGCCCGTCCCCGAGGGGTGGCACGCGGTGAACGCGGGCGAGGATTTCGGGGAGGGGACGACGGTGATCATCCATGAATGA
- a CDS encoding DUF1552 domain-containing protein, translated as MKKLTLSRRTLLRGLGGVAVGLPFLGAMADSARGAAFPKRFVVFFTGLGTVKPAWTPTGSGTDFSFGPILAPLEPFKKKAILLEGVDYESAYHGPGDPHQQGIGHALTGTELQEGSLFPYACNPGKMVGWGGGISLDQFLADQIGQTTRFPSLEFGVQVQYANVSARISYRGPGQPVPPEDDPYEAYKRIFSDLGTDPEALAKLRAQRRTVLDAVTGDYQRLSTRLGASDRMKVDAHLEAVREIEKRLDAPGVIGGACNPPVLGAPVEPLENDNYPAIAKVQLDLLAMSLICDLTRVASIQWTTVQTGKVFTWLGQDEPHHTLSHSSDGDTKRQQMLIDIGHWHAQQLAYLCAKLDSVPEGDGTVLDNTVILWCTDIAQGNTHARRDVPLLLVGGAGGALNTGRWRKFEGAYHNDLLITLAHAMGVPVATFGNPAYCNGPLPGLLV; from the coding sequence ATGAAAAAGCTCACCCTGAGCCGTCGCACGCTCCTCCGCGGCCTCGGCGGCGTGGCCGTCGGCCTGCCGTTCCTCGGGGCCATGGCCGATTCGGCCCGCGGGGCCGCCTTCCCGAAGCGTTTTGTCGTGTTTTTTACGGGCCTCGGCACGGTCAAACCCGCGTGGACCCCCACGGGCAGCGGGACCGACTTCAGCTTCGGCCCCATCCTCGCGCCGCTCGAGCCCTTCAAGAAGAAGGCGATCCTGCTCGAAGGCGTCGACTACGAGTCGGCCTACCACGGCCCCGGCGACCCGCACCAGCAGGGCATCGGCCACGCGCTGACGGGCACCGAGCTCCAGGAGGGCTCGCTCTTTCCGTACGCCTGCAACCCGGGCAAGATGGTCGGCTGGGGCGGGGGCATCTCGCTCGATCAGTTCCTCGCGGACCAGATCGGCCAGACCACACGTTTCCCCTCGCTCGAGTTCGGCGTGCAGGTCCAGTACGCCAACGTCTCGGCCCGCATCTCCTACCGCGGCCCCGGGCAACCCGTGCCGCCCGAGGACGACCCGTACGAGGCCTACAAGCGTATCTTCTCGGACCTCGGCACCGATCCCGAGGCCCTCGCCAAGCTCCGGGCGCAGAGGAGGACCGTGCTCGACGCCGTGACCGGCGACTACCAGCGCCTCTCGACGCGGCTCGGCGCGAGCGACCGCATGAAGGTCGACGCGCACCTCGAGGCCGTTCGCGAGATCGAGAAGCGCCTCGACGCGCCCGGGGTCATCGGCGGCGCCTGCAACCCGCCCGTCCTCGGCGCCCCCGTCGAGCCCCTGGAGAACGACAACTACCCGGCCATCGCCAAGGTCCAGCTCGACCTGCTCGCGATGTCGCTCATCTGCGACCTCACGCGCGTGGCGAGCATCCAGTGGACCACGGTGCAGACGGGCAAGGTCTTCACGTGGCTCGGCCAGGACGAGCCGCACCACACGCTCTCGCATTCGAGCGACGGGGACACGAAGCGCCAGCAGATGCTCATCGACATCGGCCACTGGCATGCCCAGCAGCTCGCGTACCTCTGCGCGAAGCTCGACAGCGTGCCCGAGGGCGACGGCACGGTCCTCGACAACACCGTCATCCTCTGGTGCACCGACATCGCCCAGGGCAACACCCACGCGCGCCGCGACGTCCCGCTCCTGCTCGTCGGCGGCGCGGGCGGCGCGCTGAACACAGGCCGATGGCGCAAGTTCGAAGGCGCCTACCACAACGATCTCTTGATCACCCTCGCCCACGCGATGGGCGTGCCCGTCGCGACGTTCGGCAACCCTGCCTATTGTAATGGCCCATTACCGGGTCTGCTCGTCTGA
- a CDS encoding DUF1592 domain-containing protein, whose protein sequence is MTYAARLPWLLGGALALGGAASLAACSGHIGDPPGEHTAEAPAFQCIGTIPGKSPIRRMTRFEYNNTVRDLVGDDTQPASSFVPEEEAMGFDNQATALGVTQILAEQYMVAAEQIAARAVQDLGALVPCDPGTMGDQACATTFIQTFGRRAYRRPLTDDEVTRLQGVFSWGLGEGGFVKGIELVLQVLLQSPHFLYRVEFGMPDPVEADVVPLTHHEVASRLSYMLWGTMPDEALFAAADEGRLGTKEEVEAEARRMLDDPRAREAVANFNAQWLGLNHIDNIKKDASAYPKYYEGLRPLWRAETLAFLEDVIFEGEGDIGSVFTASYSMLNAELASFYGVEDAPATQSFERVELDPTRASGILTHASVLAATGKPNQTSPVHRGKFVRERLLCQILPPPPNNAAFNAPEVRPDATTRERFAEHSENDACAGCHVKMDPVGFGFEHYDGIGLYRDTDQGLPVDDSGELVDTRNIDGPFHGVVELGQRLAQSEEARQCVATQWFRFAYGRVEGEDDRCSMNELQKAFEASGFNVKELLVALTQTDAFRYRRAVVTQAP, encoded by the coding sequence ATGACCTACGCTGCGCGCTTGCCATGGCTCCTCGGTGGCGCCCTCGCCCTCGGCGGGGCGGCGTCGCTCGCGGCCTGCTCGGGCCACATCGGCGACCCGCCGGGCGAGCACACCGCGGAGGCGCCCGCCTTCCAGTGCATCGGCACGATCCCGGGCAAATCGCCCATCCGGCGCATGACCCGGTTCGAGTACAACAACACCGTCCGCGACCTCGTCGGCGACGACACCCAGCCCGCTTCGAGCTTCGTGCCCGAAGAGGAGGCCATGGGCTTCGACAACCAGGCCACGGCCCTCGGCGTCACGCAGATCCTCGCCGAGCAGTACATGGTCGCGGCCGAACAGATCGCCGCCCGCGCCGTGCAAGACCTCGGCGCCCTGGTGCCCTGTGACCCCGGGACGATGGGGGACCAGGCGTGCGCCACCACGTTCATCCAGACCTTCGGCCGCCGCGCCTACCGCAGGCCCCTCACCGACGACGAGGTCACGCGCCTTCAGGGCGTGTTCTCGTGGGGGCTCGGCGAGGGCGGGTTCGTGAAGGGGATCGAGCTCGTCCTCCAGGTGTTGCTCCAGTCGCCGCACTTCCTCTACCGCGTCGAGTTCGGAATGCCCGACCCTGTCGAGGCCGACGTCGTGCCCCTCACGCACCACGAGGTCGCCTCGCGCCTCTCGTACATGCTCTGGGGCACGATGCCGGACGAGGCCCTCTTCGCCGCCGCGGACGAGGGGCGCCTCGGCACGAAGGAGGAGGTCGAGGCGGAGGCGCGCCGCATGCTTGACGATCCGCGGGCGCGCGAGGCCGTGGCGAATTTCAATGCCCAGTGGCTCGGCCTCAATCACATCGACAACATCAAGAAGGACGCCTCCGCGTACCCCAAGTACTACGAGGGCCTGCGCCCGCTCTGGCGGGCCGAGACCTTGGCCTTCCTCGAGGACGTCATCTTCGAGGGCGAGGGCGACATCGGCAGCGTCTTCACCGCCAGCTACTCGATGCTGAACGCGGAGCTCGCCTCGTTTTACGGCGTCGAGGATGCCCCGGCGACGCAGAGCTTCGAGCGCGTGGAGCTCGATCCCACGAGGGCCTCGGGCATCCTCACGCACGCGAGCGTGCTCGCCGCCACGGGCAAGCCGAACCAGACCTCGCCCGTGCACCGCGGCAAGTTCGTCCGCGAGCGCCTGCTCTGCCAGATCCTGCCGCCGCCGCCGAACAACGCCGCCTTCAACGCGCCCGAGGTCCGGCCCGACGCCACGACGCGCGAGCGCTTCGCCGAGCACTCGGAGAACGACGCCTGCGCGGGTTGCCACGTCAAGATGGACCCCGTCGGCTTCGGCTTCGAGCACTACGACGGCATCGGCCTCTACCGCGACACCGACCAGGGCTTGCCCGTCGACGACTCGGGCGAGCTCGTCGACACCCGCAACATCGACGGGCCCTTCCACGGGGTCGTCGAGCTCGGGCAGCGCCTCGCGCAGAGCGAGGAGGCCCGCCAGTGTGTCGCCACCCAGTGGTTCCGCTTCGCCTACGGCCGCGTCGAAGGCGAGGACGATCGTTGCTCGATGAACGAGCTCCAGAAGGCCTTCGAGGCGAGCGGCTTCAACGTGAAGGAGCTGCTCGTCGCCCTCACCCAGACCGACGCGTTCCGGTACCGCCGGGCCGTCGTGACGCAGGCGCCATGA
- a CDS encoding STAS domain-containing protein: MSSTSLTDRLRGVERLSFPVWVFDVERGRMAWGNRAALELWRSPSLEEFLSRDYSDMSPATRTRNEGFLRALGEDRSAHVEHGFTFYPRGEPLHLTCVMSGMDLDDGRLALLIEGHVRTEPQDPRMLRSHEAMRHVSAMVALLDTAGAVLVMNPAALRAFGESSAPADWFDDTSAAARILEVAETNEVFDEELAARTSEGPRWHAVEARRTSDPATGKHAVVVHQVDVTERREREALIEAQRREILELSAPLLDVADGVVAVPIVAALTEARCAELERRLLAGVAARGARVVVFDLTGATAADGAGLSQLLRLISAVRLLGARATVTGVRPAMATELVRSGAEIAGVAMMRSLRDALVAAGRGSPRR; this comes from the coding sequence ATGTCCTCGACATCCCTCACGGATCGCCTGCGTGGCGTGGAGCGGCTCAGCTTCCCGGTGTGGGTCTTCGACGTGGAGCGGGGCCGCATGGCCTGGGGCAACCGCGCGGCGCTCGAGCTCTGGCGGTCGCCGAGCCTCGAGGAGTTCCTCTCGCGCGACTACTCGGACATGTCCCCGGCGACCCGCACCCGCAACGAGGGGTTCCTCCGCGCCCTCGGCGAGGACCGGAGCGCGCACGTCGAGCACGGCTTCACGTTTTATCCACGAGGAGAGCCCCTGCACCTCACCTGCGTCATGTCGGGCATGGACCTCGACGACGGCCGGCTGGCCCTGCTCATCGAGGGCCACGTGCGGACCGAGCCGCAGGACCCGCGGATGTTACGAAGCCACGAGGCCATGCGGCACGTCTCGGCGATGGTCGCGCTCCTCGACACGGCAGGCGCGGTGCTCGTGATGAACCCGGCGGCGCTGCGCGCGTTCGGCGAGTCGAGCGCGCCCGCGGACTGGTTCGACGACACGAGCGCGGCGGCGCGGATCCTCGAGGTGGCGGAGACGAACGAGGTCTTCGACGAGGAGCTCGCGGCGCGGACGAGCGAGGGGCCGCGGTGGCACGCCGTGGAGGCGCGGCGGACGAGTGATCCGGCGACCGGGAAACACGCGGTCGTCGTGCACCAGGTCGACGTGACGGAGCGGCGGGAGCGCGAGGCGCTGATCGAGGCGCAGCGGCGCGAGATCCTGGAGCTGTCGGCGCCGCTGCTCGACGTGGCCGACGGGGTGGTCGCGGTGCCGATCGTCGCGGCCTTGACCGAGGCGCGTTGCGCGGAGCTCGAGCGGAGGCTGCTCGCCGGAGTGGCGGCGCGGGGCGCGCGGGTGGTGGTGTTCGATTTGACGGGCGCGACCGCCGCGGACGGCGCCGGGCTCTCGCAGCTCCTGCGCTTGATCAGCGCGGTGCGGCTCCTCGGCGCGCGGGCGACGGTGACGGGCGTGCGGCCGGCGATGGCGACCGAGCTCGTACGGAGCGGCGCGGAGATCGCGGGCGTCGCGATGATGCGCTCGCTCCGGGACGCGCTCGTGGCCGCCGGGCGCGGCTCGCCCCGGCGCTGA